The following is a genomic window from Sedimenticola thiotaurini.
AGATCACTATGGGATCCCTGGCCCGGGAGCGGCTCTGGCCCTCGGCCGACTACAGTCAGCAGGTGGAGCGGTTACGTCGCTCCATCGGCAGCATGATCTACCTGGTGGAGCTGAAACCGGAGGCGATCAACCTGGGCGTGCGTTATTCCGACACCCCGTTCGAGCTGATTGATGTACTCGATTTTCCCCGCCCCGACCCCGCCCGGGGACTGGCTCCCCACCTGATCCTGCTGGACGATGGCCGGGGCATCAATCTGGGCCGCATCGCCCGTATCACCATCAATACCCCCTACAGCCCGCCCGCCGAGCATATCCTCTACCAGGAGTCTTTCGTGATGGAGCGGCTGTTACTGCGGGAGCGCCAACTCAGCGAAGCTTCCATTGCCGCCCGCTCCAAGCAGCTGTTGGGCCAACTTCTCGGTAAACGGCCGGACAAGCGGTTGTCCGGTAAGTAAAAGGCGGAGAGCAGAACTTGTCCTGTCACCACAACCACACTGCCTGTCGGGATGGTATAGTGACCCCGGAACAATAACCGCTCACTCGGGAGAGCTCTCTATGGAAATCGGTACTTTCGTCACCCTGGGTATTCTGGTCGCCATCGCCGTTTACGCCATTGCCATCTACAACGGCCTGGTCAATCTCAAACACGGCGTCACCAAGGCGTGGGCCAATATCGATGTGTTGATGAAGCAGCGTCACGATGAGCTGCCCAAGCTGGTGGAGACCTGCAAACAGTACATGCAGTATGAACAGGAGACCCTGGAGCAGGTGATGAAGGCCCGGGCCGCCGTCTCCAGCGCCCGGGAACAGGGGGACATCGGTGCCCTGGGCGGAGCCGAGAACCAGTTGCGACTGGGACTGGGCAACCTGTTTGCAGTGGCCGAGGCCTATCCCGACCTGAAGGCCAACGAGACCTTCCAGCACCTGCAGAGCCGCATCTCCGGCCTGGAGAACAGTATCGCCGACCGGCGCGAGTTCTATAACGAGAGCGTCAACAACAACAATGTGCGCATCGAGCAGTTCCCCGACCTGATCATCGCCCGGCTGTTCAATTTCAAGGCCGCCGAACTGCTGGAGTTCTCCCCCGAGGAGATCCAGGATGTGGATCTGAAATCCCTGTTTAACGGATGAGTCTGAACACCCAATTCATCCACTTTTCGGTTTTTGAGTTCTGGGCGCTGCTGCTGTTCTGCACGGTAGCGGCCCTGGGTGGTTTCTACTACGCCTTCCGCTGGCTGGGGCGCGCCCGGCTGATCGAGGACGCACCAACGGCAAAGATCCGCTCCGCCCACCAGGGCTACGTGGAACTGTCGGGCAACGCCCGGCCCATGGCCGGCGAGCCGATCCTGGCCCCCCTCACCGGCAGCGCCTGCTGCTGGTACCGCTACAGGATCGAAAAGAGCGGCGACAAGAACTGGCGCACGGTGGAGAGCGAAACCAGTGATGGCCTGTTCCTGCTCGAGGACGAGACCGGCCACTGCCTGGTCGATCCCGAGGGGGCCGAAGTAACGCCCAGCGATCGCAGTGTCTGGTATGGCAACACCCGCTATCCGCTGGATCGCTCGCCAGGCCGGCAGCGGGTACAGCGTACCCCCCTGCTGAAGCTGCTCGGTGTGCTGAACCGCCAGATCGGTTTCAGTCGCTACCGCTACACTGAAGAGCGCATCTACCCCGGTGACCGGCTCTACGCCATCGGCCAGTTCAAGAGCCTGGATGAGCTGGATCACCGGCAGAGCCGGGCGGATCTGACCCGCAGCCTGCTGCGGGAGTGGAAACGTGACCGGGCCACCCTGCTGGGCCGGTTCGATCTGAACGGTGACGGACAGATCGACCACCGGGAGTGGGAGACCGCCCGCAAGGCGGCCCAGGCCCAGGCCCGCCTGGAGCTGGCTGAGCAGCAGAGTAACCTGATTGAAAACCGTCTGAGTGCACCCGACTCCAGTCGCCAGCCGTTTCTGCTCTCCACCCTGGAGGACTTTGAGCTGGTGCGGCGCTACCGGCTCAAGGCGTTCGGCGCCATCGCACTGTTTTTTATCGCCGGCGGCGCCGCTGTCTGGCTCCTGGGCCAGGCCTTCAGCCACTAGCATCCGGAACCATAGCCCGGGCCTCTCACCCCCTGTGCCGATTTATGTCAGAATAAATACCCAATGCCGTATGCCTTCGGAGAACCCTGAATACCATGGATAACCCCCTGTTGAACCTGGAGGGGCTGCCCCCCTTCAGTAAAATACGCGCCGAACACGTGGAACCGGCCATCGATCAACTGCTGGCCGACAGCCGCGCCCTGACCAAAAAACTGCTGGCCCAGACCCCGCCATTCACCTGGGCCAATCTGGTGGAGCCGCTGGAGATCATGGAGGACCGCCTCAACCGCACCTGGTCGCCGGTCAGCCATCTCAACTCGGTACTCAACAGCGATGAGCTGCGCCAGGCCTACAACGCCTGCCTGCCGAAGCTCTCCGACTACGGCACCGAGATGGGCCAGAACGCGGAGCTGTTCGCCGCCTACAAGGCAGTCTATGAGCAGGACAGCTCGCTCGACGGGGCGCAGCGCAAACTGCTGGAGAATGCCCTGCGTGACTTCCACCTCTCCGGTGTTGACCTGCCGGCGGACAAAAAGCAGCGCTTCAAGGAGATTAGCCAGGAGCTCTCCAGCCTGACCAGCAAGTACAGCGAGAATGTGCTGGACGCCACCAACGCCTGGAGCAAGTTGATCAGCGACCCGGACCAACTGGCCGGTCTTCCCCAAAGCGCCCTGGACCTGGCCCACCAGACCGCCGAACAGCGCGGTCAAAGCGGCTGGATGCTGACCCTGGACTTCCCCTCCTACATGCCGGTGATGACCTATGCCGATAACCGGGAGCTGCGCCGGGAGCTGTACGAGGCCTACGCCACCCGCGCCTCCGACCAGGGCCCCGATGCCGGCAAGTGGGACAACAGCGAAGTGATGGAGCAGA
Proteins encoded in this region:
- a CDS encoding LemA family protein, which gives rise to MEIGTFVTLGILVAIAVYAIAIYNGLVNLKHGVTKAWANIDVLMKQRHDELPKLVETCKQYMQYEQETLEQVMKARAAVSSAREQGDIGALGGAENQLRLGLGNLFAVAEAYPDLKANETFQHLQSRISGLENSIADRREFYNESVNNNNVRIEQFPDLIIARLFNFKAAELLEFSPEEIQDVDLKSLFNG
- a CDS encoding GIDE domain-containing protein; amino-acid sequence: MSLNTQFIHFSVFEFWALLLFCTVAALGGFYYAFRWLGRARLIEDAPTAKIRSAHQGYVELSGNARPMAGEPILAPLTGSACCWYRYRIEKSGDKNWRTVESETSDGLFLLEDETGHCLVDPEGAEVTPSDRSVWYGNTRYPLDRSPGRQRVQRTPLLKLLGVLNRQIGFSRYRYTEERIYPGDRLYAIGQFKSLDELDHRQSRADLTRSLLREWKRDRATLLGRFDLNGDGQIDHREWETARKAAQAQARLELAEQQSNLIENRLSAPDSSRQPFLLSTLEDFELVRRYRLKAFGAIALFFIAGGAAVWLLGQAFSH